One genomic window of Leptospira saintgironsiae includes the following:
- a CDS encoding DUF1318 domain-containing protein yields MKNIPKSYIILSAFFPLFVYCPIKAPPITFTQTQTAAEKQMLGEDRNLEKDGWLIASIKTSSSGSEIWERDLIKEEFGNTSDNQFYIALRILAYLARELREYRSLGVLAEGVDGKVRWNPKIREAGAEKVSQDPKQKSRIDDLIKLINENRDIVIKEKLKKAFSDPNRTITEKEKVSIKESIQTTWLRSVDIGEYYEASAGNWKKKE; encoded by the coding sequence ATGAAGAATATTCCAAAATCCTATATTATTCTTTCTGCATTCTTTCCTTTGTTTGTATATTGCCCGATCAAGGCTCCTCCGATCACATTCACTCAGACCCAAACTGCTGCAGAAAAACAGATGTTGGGAGAGGATCGAAATCTGGAAAAAGACGGGTGGCTTATTGCTTCTATTAAAACTTCTTCTTCTGGTTCCGAGATTTGGGAAAGAGATCTGATTAAAGAAGAATTTGGAAATACTTCTGATAACCAATTTTATATTGCACTTCGTATTCTGGCTTATTTAGCGAGAGAGCTGAGGGAATATAGAAGCCTAGGGGTTCTTGCAGAAGGCGTGGATGGAAAAGTGAGATGGAATCCAAAAATCAGAGAAGCAGGTGCAGAGAAGGTTTCTCAAGATCCCAAACAAAAGTCTCGTATAGATGATCTAATCAAACTTATAAACGAGAATAGAGATATCGTAATTAAGGAAAAGTTAAAGAAGGCATTCTCAGATCCAAATCGCACTATTACTGAAAAAGAAAAGGTTTCTATCAAGGAAAGTATCCAAACTACTTGGCTTCGATCTGTGGATATAGGAGAATATTACGAGGCTTCCGCCGGGAATTGGAAAAAGAAGGAATAA
- a CDS encoding PD40 domain-containing protein, producing MKQGVLFFFLVLFGNCLVFIPAQRVRPIEFDYGPISKNYFNPENDKPFPLTVQRGNNLYNSTTKDGRYLFYTTGQKGNYDIWFRDLKSSIVVPITEHPSSEYKPAISPDGKKLAFVSEQYDTAGDIVLLEIEPEIWARKILEGKRFLSEDFEFITNPEYSDIQKSDKFSDSDPIWGKDSRVLLFSSDRLTPGTPNLILWDTEGKEKPILLTQSGAVNPYWSQDGNTIVYLSYADSREGEIYSLDLATRKSKRLTNDPYLDFSPSLSPDGRYLFYTSIRSDSDGNRKLDERDNSLIIRLDLSDMKERRLTSGNFSLFDTKYSSFNGGSILFTASYYGTLNIYFLPLSGSIPKASNISAQFELAKEYGKKQSLDDYLLALDSLELYYKEDPLYPIFRAKVLNEKYSLYKKSGKTSEIKKEMGASRLDPKWGFAYVFYLESENKGISEIKEYFSNIRNHADAQVAGAILEEIGNLEERSGKIEASLNSKQELVTRFPGYYNIHEILRNIGALQLREAKKKDWTIPSTLLQAANESESKTIDLRNLYGLFEEQILAGKSDSEKISLSEKIESANKIKERSPVLHRFLMYTKAAGLSGQGSFAESNSLLEPLLKEITPKDPLFLKIHLLRSSNFKGLGSVRYSLESLRTFLENYDHDSGVDISDKEMERFFIYFENLARNYENRTDFFQASLHYFYNTENMFLAKSKSLFQDTVYKDYAIYYQKLMVDTSFKLARSISEKNASGILGNLNPLEFDPLDKKEGLVYIDQYFEKEKILPRARAFLDLATLYGYAYYLINRSVIRETFYYNSGTMDRIKKEAALRDFKQAEYELRWIIFADPTYHDAYQLLGWLYQYVDIMKSRKPSDKEPADEDKYKDEYAKYFPEKNFEENIELYSQILELLGENFQNKKALSDLRLNLGNNYFLLKNYPKADEQYSLVESYSNYIISKAQFEDYRQKAVFLFNSARASMYMSKYGDAVRKLKNASDIYSKNEFLQLYSGTDYAKNLQSYREKLTLLRTLTGLSHMELGEYAQALPYLTEALELNEPSRLVDPINIRNALAISYQKLGYISKSEENLKEAEILASSRTTLWLPKKVSPKFWESVWDSIWDFVFETVLPDSVRISGSGRFPEAIPPVFQPLLSSGIRVNNLVLEQNYRLAAEETDRRLEYVSKKGLKKTLAGQLVQSQSYGDFGFFQYKRNEFEKAKSAFLEENEFLKDSANLSGRSTGSFKRYLYSLFASIEASDKRDKTGYSEELNNALEELERFKRGSMENCLSSWSEDLVEGNSVCSETFYKQYYDFDILKATVLYYSGEENFKKGEWLEGFEKLGISSSLLETPSGLPKEIVGLSKDPFPRKERVLHFLSRASVFYRLGDLEKAEECLKAAEEMANVFYFGAELIQTWVLQARLDLISKKPDKAKVKLSKAEELLKKQFHLISDNKSFLLRDLYETKMRAELDSGNTNNAFNDWIRLQRLLNFRNFQKGNWEFREARTEYVKFELDWKNYKNTYFKYQNALETRGDIKKEEFILSQAGVQVSKSLEVLRSKLPKKAAFLDPFGSFSDDVLKQNETEIRLLESRGDVFAKIRNSTSIKFLNFESESKAETWIKSNFENSGRNLVIDPGNTSIGEKLGSQISEIRFKLSSSVSSREERAPKVISSFLPIGGWNYRRIDSDSWTDILEDTDILVSSFPDVKGDSAFGERKKDTLELREIFSREHRLGAVIFTYSEKPSWRQILKAYTGLSGSGVNLMYICPGETCVKESLEEIFSGKTSNSAIRFGKLLERSGNRNGEAEKLFAKSRKDERISDSSEVFSDLHKARSYAEPNSNLALKIESDLLRAYQRSKPDFSLGKIFSLRYENRDLNSQKELGLNLCLSRLLETEYKDCGEIPLPEAKNEILNGIFALKEGKFPGTSLGSNISADRYDPFLFRLKLSNLALEAYYPDLASSQLGLAKQFISSGPDLETWKKMEARIRKEKALLEEEDDWSENSNQIELDLQERNYPRHLAFLENRKKFGHRISPLTLYSEIHSSSKTLFQTLDTESRSSVLDLLRYSLPEETGKEMEEFLNSFVDLENFKKNFPRQARITLEFSKAYLSRGDYDKAKYWISKSKGISDELYSSEIEFLNSKISYLEGKKPGKISESDFSDYLSEYENASTKKSSEFVELANRFVKHRKRKKFSSAERRELNDFITYLQTLSFKQNDSETFFDLGLIKDKVSAVRSALFGRSVSYSDLPNFNKVSFAIEEKIPENQEFLALMDLGLKTFYIKFTKGKSKGDLAFKDNRKLRASIYKYNEEADKGGAEVLLREALETEIRQNIRPSKNKTTYLYLSSYHFLAPILPKSDEEIYYVADPETLLKNPVHKEKEEFWDGFGIVTKDDSNSPDWYSQLVQLENLELSPKGNPTVTPFHVVRIPLVEDREKGILFGNKSVSEVEPGTLQGVWILASSFLEGFGNASLNLKDSLYYLGKFWKGPGIVNLGFQTDTHNSKFLKEVTSRKEDSKTSLRNRFLKTMNTMREVYPVDKYWNGYRLFTTSFVSKE from the coding sequence ATGAAGCAAGGGGTTTTATTTTTTTTCTTAGTTCTATTTGGCAATTGCCTCGTTTTTATTCCCGCGCAAAGGGTAAGGCCGATTGAATTCGATTATGGCCCTATCTCTAAAAACTATTTCAATCCTGAAAATGACAAACCGTTTCCTTTGACTGTACAAAGAGGGAATAACCTCTATAATTCCACCACAAAGGATGGAAGATATCTTTTTTATACTACAGGACAAAAAGGAAATTATGATATCTGGTTTAGAGATCTCAAAAGTTCTATAGTAGTTCCAATTACAGAACATCCTTCTTCTGAATACAAGCCTGCGATTAGCCCAGACGGTAAAAAATTAGCATTCGTATCAGAACAATATGATACAGCCGGAGATATAGTTCTTTTGGAGATAGAGCCTGAGATCTGGGCCAGAAAAATCTTAGAAGGAAAAAGATTTTTAAGCGAAGACTTTGAATTCATTACAAATCCAGAATATTCAGATATCCAAAAGTCGGATAAATTTTCGGATTCTGACCCTATTTGGGGAAAGGATAGCAGAGTTTTATTATTTTCTTCGGATCGTCTAACTCCAGGGACTCCAAATCTGATCTTATGGGATACTGAGGGAAAAGAAAAACCGATTTTACTCACTCAATCCGGTGCAGTAAATCCATATTGGTCGCAAGACGGAAATACAATCGTATATCTTTCTTATGCAGATTCCAGAGAAGGGGAAATCTATTCTTTAGATTTGGCAACTCGAAAGTCGAAAAGACTGACTAACGATCCTTATTTGGATTTTTCTCCTAGCTTATCTCCTGACGGAAGATATTTATTCTATACATCCATTCGTTCCGATTCTGATGGAAACAGAAAATTAGACGAGAGAGATAATAGTCTGATCATCCGGTTGGATCTTTCTGATATGAAGGAGAGGAGACTTACTTCTGGGAATTTTTCTCTATTTGATACAAAGTATTCTTCCTTTAATGGAGGAAGTATCTTATTCACTGCATCCTATTATGGAACCTTAAATATCTATTTCCTTCCTTTAAGTGGATCCATTCCAAAAGCTTCTAATATTTCTGCTCAGTTTGAGTTAGCCAAAGAATATGGTAAAAAACAATCCTTGGATGATTATCTATTGGCATTAGATTCCTTGGAGTTATATTATAAGGAAGACCCTCTCTATCCTATTTTTAGGGCAAAAGTTTTAAACGAAAAATATTCACTCTATAAGAAGTCTGGAAAAACATCAGAGATCAAAAAGGAGATGGGTGCTTCTCGTTTGGATCCTAAATGGGGATTTGCCTATGTATTCTACTTAGAATCCGAAAACAAGGGGATCTCTGAGATCAAAGAATATTTTTCTAATATTCGAAATCATGCGGATGCACAGGTGGCCGGCGCGATCTTAGAAGAAATCGGAAATTTGGAAGAAAGATCCGGTAAGATAGAAGCTTCGCTCAATTCAAAACAAGAATTGGTAACTCGATTTCCGGGGTATTATAATATTCATGAAATTTTAAGAAATATAGGCGCTCTGCAACTTAGGGAAGCAAAGAAGAAGGACTGGACTATTCCTTCTACATTATTGCAAGCAGCAAATGAATCTGAATCCAAGACAATTGATCTTAGGAATTTATATGGACTTTTCGAAGAACAGATCTTGGCTGGAAAGTCAGACTCTGAAAAAATTTCCCTCTCTGAAAAGATAGAATCTGCTAATAAGATTAAGGAACGCTCTCCCGTATTACATAGATTTTTAATGTATACAAAAGCCGCCGGACTCTCTGGGCAAGGTTCCTTTGCAGAAAGTAATTCTCTCTTAGAGCCCCTATTGAAAGAAATTACTCCTAAAGATCCGCTCTTTCTAAAAATCCATTTATTAAGATCTTCTAACTTTAAAGGCCTCGGAAGTGTTCGATATTCTTTGGAGTCCCTTCGTACATTTTTAGAAAATTATGATCATGATTCAGGGGTAGATATCTCTGATAAAGAAATGGAAAGGTTTTTTATCTATTTTGAGAATTTAGCTCGAAATTATGAGAATAGAACTGACTTCTTCCAAGCGTCTCTACATTATTTTTATAATACTGAGAATATGTTCCTGGCAAAGAGTAAAAGTCTCTTTCAGGATACTGTGTATAAGGATTACGCCATCTATTATCAAAAGTTAATGGTGGATACTTCTTTCAAATTGGCCAGATCTATTAGTGAAAAGAATGCCTCAGGCATTTTAGGGAATTTGAACCCTCTTGAATTCGATCCGTTGGATAAGAAAGAAGGGTTGGTCTATATAGACCAATATTTTGAGAAGGAAAAGATTTTACCAAGAGCTCGGGCCTTCTTGGACCTCGCTACATTATACGGATATGCTTATTACTTAATCAATCGTTCTGTGATCCGCGAAACATTTTATTATAATTCCGGGACAATGGACCGTATCAAAAAAGAGGCGGCTCTTAGGGATTTTAAACAGGCAGAATATGAGTTAAGATGGATCATATTCGCAGATCCAACATATCATGATGCATACCAACTTTTAGGTTGGTTGTACCAATATGTGGACATTATGAAGTCCAGAAAACCAAGCGATAAGGAGCCGGCTGACGAGGATAAGTATAAGGACGAATATGCTAAGTATTTTCCTGAGAAAAACTTCGAAGAGAATATAGAATTATATAGCCAGATCTTAGAATTACTTGGAGAAAATTTCCAAAATAAAAAAGCTCTCTCCGATCTCAGATTGAATTTGGGTAATAATTATTTTTTACTCAAGAACTACCCTAAAGCGGATGAACAATATTCTTTAGTAGAATCCTATTCGAATTACATAATATCCAAGGCGCAATTTGAGGATTATAGACAGAAGGCGGTCTTCTTATTTAACTCTGCTCGCGCTTCTATGTACATGTCCAAGTATGGAGATGCAGTCCGAAAATTAAAGAATGCATCTGATATATATTCTAAGAACGAATTTTTACAATTATACTCTGGGACCGATTACGCCAAAAACCTACAAAGTTATAGAGAGAAATTAACTTTACTTAGGACTTTGACTGGCTTGTCTCATATGGAATTGGGAGAATATGCGCAGGCTCTTCCGTATCTGACAGAAGCATTGGAATTAAATGAACCTTCTCGATTAGTGGATCCAATCAATATCAGAAATGCATTAGCGATTTCTTATCAAAAGTTAGGTTATATTTCCAAGTCCGAAGAAAATTTAAAAGAGGCGGAGATATTAGCTTCTTCTCGGACAACTCTTTGGTTACCAAAGAAGGTGAGTCCGAAATTTTGGGAATCCGTCTGGGACTCTATTTGGGATTTTGTCTTTGAAACAGTTCTTCCTGATTCAGTTCGTATTTCTGGATCAGGTAGATTTCCGGAAGCAATCCCTCCAGTGTTCCAACCATTATTATCTTCAGGAATAAGAGTAAATAATCTTGTATTAGAACAAAACTATCGTTTGGCCGCTGAAGAAACAGACCGGCGATTGGAATATGTAAGTAAAAAAGGATTAAAGAAAACATTAGCAGGACAATTAGTCCAATCTCAATCCTATGGAGACTTTGGTTTTTTTCAGTATAAAAGAAACGAATTCGAAAAAGCCAAATCAGCATTTTTAGAAGAGAATGAATTTCTAAAAGATTCTGCGAACCTCTCGGGAAGATCCACAGGTAGCTTTAAAAGATACTTATATTCATTATTCGCTTCTATAGAAGCCTCCGACAAAAGAGATAAAACCGGATATTCAGAAGAATTAAATAATGCCTTGGAAGAACTGGAAAGATTCAAAAGAGGATCTATGGAAAACTGTCTTTCTTCTTGGTCAGAAGATCTGGTAGAAGGAAATTCCGTATGTTCTGAAACATTCTATAAACAATATTATGATTTTGATATATTGAAAGCGACAGTTCTTTATTATTCAGGAGAGGAAAATTTTAAAAAAGGCGAATGGTTAGAAGGTTTCGAAAAATTAGGGATCTCTTCTTCTTTGCTTGAAACTCCTTCCGGATTACCTAAAGAGATTGTTGGACTTTCCAAAGATCCATTTCCAAGAAAAGAGAGAGTCCTTCATTTTTTAAGTAGAGCTAGCGTATTTTATAGATTAGGTGATTTGGAAAAAGCAGAAGAATGTTTAAAGGCTGCAGAAGAAATGGCAAATGTTTTCTATTTCGGAGCGGAATTGATCCAAACCTGGGTTTTGCAAGCAAGACTGGATCTAATTTCGAAAAAGCCAGATAAAGCAAAGGTAAAATTATCCAAAGCAGAGGAACTTCTTAAAAAACAATTTCATCTAATCTCAGACAACAAAAGTTTTCTGCTGCGTGACTTATACGAAACGAAGATGAGAGCTGAGCTTGATTCTGGGAATACAAATAACGCATTTAATGATTGGATACGATTGCAAAGATTATTGAATTTCCGTAATTTTCAGAAAGGCAATTGGGAATTTAGGGAAGCAAGGACTGAATACGTAAAATTTGAATTAGATTGGAAAAACTATAAAAACACTTATTTTAAATACCAGAACGCCTTAGAAACGAGGGGGGATATAAAAAAAGAAGAGTTTATACTTTCTCAAGCAGGGGTGCAAGTTTCTAAATCTTTAGAAGTGTTACGATCCAAACTTCCTAAAAAGGCGGCTTTCTTGGATCCTTTTGGATCTTTTTCTGATGACGTTTTAAAACAGAATGAAACTGAAATCCGTTTATTAGAATCCAGGGGTGATGTATTTGCCAAAATTAGAAATTCTACTTCTATCAAATTTCTAAACTTTGAGAGCGAATCCAAAGCAGAAACTTGGATTAAATCTAATTTTGAAAATTCTGGTCGTAATCTTGTTATAGATCCTGGAAATACATCGATTGGTGAAAAATTAGGATCTCAAATTTCGGAGATCAGATTTAAACTTTCTTCTTCTGTTTCCAGCAGAGAGGAAAGGGCTCCAAAAGTGATTTCTTCTTTTTTACCTATTGGTGGATGGAATTATAGAAGGATAGATTCTGATTCTTGGACGGATATATTAGAAGATACTGATATATTAGTAAGTTCCTTTCCAGATGTAAAAGGAGATTCTGCCTTTGGAGAAAGAAAAAAGGATACTCTCGAACTCAGAGAAATTTTTTCCAGAGAGCATAGATTAGGCGCAGTTATATTTACTTATTCTGAAAAGCCAAGCTGGCGCCAGATCTTGAAAGCATACACTGGACTTTCCGGTTCAGGTGTAAATTTAATGTATATCTGCCCTGGAGAAACTTGTGTAAAAGAATCTCTGGAAGAAATTTTTTCGGGAAAAACATCTAATTCTGCAATCCGTTTCGGAAAACTTCTTGAGAGATCCGGAAATAGAAATGGAGAAGCAGAAAAACTTTTTGCTAAGTCTAGGAAAGACGAAAGAATTTCAGATTCTTCAGAAGTGTTTTCCGATTTGCATAAAGCCCGTTCTTATGCGGAACCTAATTCTAATTTGGCTCTCAAAATTGAATCGGACCTGTTAAGAGCCTATCAAAGATCAAAACCTGATTTTTCTTTGGGAAAAATTTTCTCATTACGTTATGAAAATCGAGATCTGAATTCTCAGAAAGAACTGGGGCTGAATCTATGTTTGTCTAGATTATTGGAAACAGAATATAAGGATTGTGGAGAGATCCCTCTTCCAGAAGCTAAGAATGAAATTTTGAATGGAATATTTGCTTTAAAGGAAGGAAAATTTCCAGGAACTTCTCTGGGTTCTAATATTTCTGCAGATAGATATGATCCATTCTTATTTAGATTAAAACTTTCTAATCTAGCTTTGGAAGCTTATTATCCGGATTTGGCTTCTTCTCAACTTGGGCTTGCGAAACAATTCATCTCTTCTGGTCCAGATTTGGAAACGTGGAAGAAGATGGAAGCTCGGATCCGAAAAGAAAAAGCTCTATTAGAAGAAGAGGATGATTGGTCCGAAAATTCCAATCAAATTGAATTGGATCTCCAAGAGAGGAATTATCCAAGACATTTGGCATTTTTAGAAAATCGTAAAAAGTTTGGGCATAGGATTTCTCCTCTTACTTTATATTCTGAGATCCATAGTTCTTCCAAAACTTTGTTCCAAACATTGGATACTGAATCTAGATCTTCTGTGTTGGATCTCCTACGTTATTCTCTGCCAGAAGAAACCGGAAAGGAAATGGAAGAATTTTTGAATTCTTTTGTGGATCTCGAAAATTTTAAGAAAAATTTTCCAAGGCAAGCAAGGATCACGTTGGAGTTTTCGAAAGCTTATCTTTCCAGAGGAGATTATGATAAAGCGAAGTATTGGATCTCTAAATCGAAAGGAATTTCTGACGAGCTCTATTCTTCTGAAATTGAATTTTTAAATTCTAAAATTTCTTATTTAGAAGGTAAAAAACCGGGTAAGATATCGGAGTCCGATTTTTCTGACTATTTATCAGAATACGAAAATGCTTCTACTAAAAAGTCTTCCGAATTTGTGGAATTGGCAAATCGTTTTGTTAAACATAGAAAAAGGAAAAAGTTTAGCTCTGCAGAAAGAAGAGAGCTTAACGATTTTATAACATATTTGCAGACTCTTTCCTTTAAACAAAATGATTCAGAGACGTTTTTCGATTTAGGATTGATCAAGGATAAAGTTTCGGCAGTTCGTTCTGCTTTATTTGGTCGTTCAGTTTCTTATTCTGATCTTCCTAATTTTAATAAGGTTTCTTTCGCGATAGAAGAGAAAATCCCTGAGAACCAAGAGTTCTTGGCTTTGATGGATTTGGGTTTAAAAACTTTCTATATCAAATTTACAAAAGGTAAGTCCAAGGGCGACCTTGCATTCAAGGATAATCGAAAGTTAAGAGCTTCTATTTATAAATACAATGAAGAAGCCGACAAAGGTGGAGCTGAGGTATTACTCCGAGAAGCTTTGGAGACGGAGATCCGTCAGAATATTCGTCCTTCTAAAAATAAGACCACGTATTTGTATCTTTCTTCTTATCATTTTTTGGCCCCAATTTTGCCTAAGTCGGATGAAGAGATCTATTATGTGGCAGATCCGGAAACTTTGCTGAAAAACCCAGTGCATAAAGAGAAGGAAGAATTTTGGGACGGGTTCGGGATTGTCACTAAGGATGATTCAAATTCTCCCGACTGGTATTCTCAGTTAGTTCAATTAGAAAATTTAGAACTTTCTCCTAAGGGAAATCCTACGGTCACTCCATTTCATGTGGTCCGGATCCCTTTGGTGGAAGATAGAGAGAAGGGGATTTTGTTTGGAAATAAATCTGTTTCTGAAGTAGAACCTGGAACTTTGCAAGGAGTTTGGATATTGGCTTCTTCTTTCTTAGAAGGTTTCGGAAATGCTTCTTTGAATTTAAAAGATTCATTATATTACTTGGGAAAATTTTGGAAAGGTCCTGGGATTGTAAATCTTGGATTCCAAACAGATACTCATAATTCAAAATTTTTAAAAGAGGTCACTTCACGCAAAGAGGACTCTAAAACTTCTCTTCGGAATCGTTTTTTAAAAACTATGAATACTATGAGAGAAGTGTATCCAGTGGATAAATATTGGAACGGCTATCGATTGTTTACGACTTCATTTGTTTCGAAGGAATAA
- a CDS encoding aminopeptidase — translation MQSDSTHLLPNGKNRRLRFFSGIPVLFFLFFSGQGCVSYLYHLGKEQAKILLQRKAIPEVLADPEIPETTKTKLKEVEKIREFGIQELALSPEGGFKSFVQLDRPAIGWHVSACHPLKFESYTWWFPIAGTVPYKGYFSLEKAKEEEQSLKDQGFDTRIRITAGYSTLGWFEDPLFSSQLYEDPGDLASIVIHEMAHATVYFPGDTLFNESYASFVEDAGSDEYVFKIGGPKLLEERKKSEEETKLYKNIIIETANLLKAAYSEGSAEDIVRAKKIEIISNFRKKILQTKWTKINSKKLAERDWNNEDFIGMLRYNSGTSYFRKRFLEVGKDFSKFHDEMRKLKEKSAEERKALLEEK, via the coding sequence ATGCAATCAGACTCAACCCACCTTCTACCTAATGGAAAGAATCGTCGACTCAGATTCTTTTCCGGGATACCCGTTTTGTTTTTTCTATTCTTTTCCGGCCAAGGATGTGTCTCTTATCTCTATCATCTTGGAAAAGAACAGGCAAAGATACTTCTACAAAGAAAAGCGATCCCAGAAGTTTTAGCAGATCCTGAAATACCTGAAACCACAAAAACAAAATTAAAAGAAGTGGAGAAGATCAGAGAATTCGGAATCCAAGAATTGGCACTCTCACCCGAAGGCGGATTCAAAAGTTTTGTTCAATTGGACAGGCCTGCAATCGGTTGGCATGTGAGTGCTTGCCATCCACTTAAATTTGAATCCTATACTTGGTGGTTTCCGATTGCGGGAACGGTCCCATACAAAGGATATTTCTCATTAGAAAAAGCGAAAGAAGAAGAACAATCTTTGAAAGATCAAGGGTTCGATACAAGAATTCGGATCACTGCGGGATATTCTACTTTAGGATGGTTCGAAGATCCATTATTCTCTTCTCAACTTTATGAAGATCCAGGAGACTTAGCCTCCATAGTCATTCACGAAATGGCACATGCCACAGTATATTTCCCAGGAGATACTTTATTTAACGAAAGTTATGCGAGTTTTGTAGAAGACGCAGGCTCAGATGAATATGTATTTAAGATCGGTGGCCCAAAACTATTAGAAGAAAGAAAAAAATCAGAAGAAGAAACAAAACTTTATAAAAATATAATTATAGAAACTGCAAATTTACTTAAGGCCGCTTATTCAGAAGGTAGCGCAGAGGATATCGTTCGAGCTAAAAAAATAGAGATCATTTCAAATTTTCGTAAAAAGATTCTACAAACGAAATGGACTAAGATCAATTCTAAAAAACTTGCCGAAAGAGATTGGAATAATGAAGACTTTATCGGAATGCTTAGATATAATTCTGGGACTTCCTATTTCAGAAAAAGATTCTTAGAAGTAGGAAAAGATTTTTCTAAATTCCACGATGAGATGAGAAAACTAAAGGAGAAAAGCGCAGAGGAAAGGAAGGCGTTATTAGAGGAGAAGTGA
- a CDS encoding S1C family serine protease: MNIRLPKIVWINIGLLVLFLFVLILPGEGGLSSFFRGGKPLGYSDQRAGIQLQNAFRNVYNSSKDSVVSIRTKKTEAITSPYQYFDYRTEKLSSFGSGFLIHEKGYVVTNFHVISDAESIEVIASDGSVFPAKFVGSHERADIALLKIKEGSGLKPVSFGDSDKIEVGDWAIAIGSPFGLERSFSVGVVSAKYREDLDETGQTHIQTDSMINPGSSGGPLLNIYGEVIGINRLIRSDSGRNTGIGFAIPMNYAKKIIQLIEENKGRIIRPATLGVMATVPLPDHRRALGIPADWKGVLVYDMDSGSSAESSGLKRYDFIMEANGVQVKNINDLREQVGIVGLGGRLKLRIYREKSLQELTVRLIQK, from the coding sequence ATGAATATTCGTCTTCCTAAAATCGTTTGGATCAATATCGGACTTTTGGTTTTATTCCTATTCGTCCTCATTCTTCCGGGAGAAGGAGGTTTGTCCTCCTTTTTCCGAGGTGGCAAACCACTCGGTTATTCTGACCAAAGGGCCGGGATCCAATTGCAGAATGCTTTTCGGAATGTTTATAATTCTTCCAAGGATTCTGTAGTTTCTATCCGGACTAAAAAAACAGAAGCGATCACAAGTCCTTACCAATATTTTGATTACCGTACCGAAAAACTTTCCTCTTTCGGAAGTGGATTTTTAATCCACGAAAAAGGATATGTTGTCACAAATTTTCACGTTATCTCTGACGCGGAAAGTATAGAAGTAATTGCTTCCGATGGTAGTGTTTTCCCAGCTAAATTTGTGGGAAGTCATGAAAGAGCGGATATTGCTCTTCTTAAAATCAAAGAGGGTAGTGGACTCAAACCTGTTTCCTTTGGTGATTCTGATAAGATAGAAGTGGGGGATTGGGCGATAGCAATCGGCTCTCCCTTTGGTTTAGAAAGATCTTTTTCAGTTGGTGTAGTTTCTGCAAAATATAGAGAAGATTTGGATGAGACTGGTCAGACCCATATCCAAACAGACAGTATGATCAACCCTGGTTCTAGTGGTGGACCACTTCTAAACATTTACGGAGAAGTAATCGGGATCAATCGTTTGATCCGTAGTGACTCTGGTAGGAACACCGGCATCGGTTTTGCTATCCCGATGAATTATGCCAAAAAGATAATCCAGCTCATCGAAGAGAATAAGGGCAGAATTATCCGACCTGCAACTCTGGGTGTGATGGCGACTGTCCCACTTCCGGATCATAGGAGAGCTCTTGGAATTCCCGCAGATTGGAAAGGAGTTCTGGTTTATGATATGGATTCAGGTTCTTCCGCGGAAAGTTCCGGTTTGAAACGATATGACTTCATTATGGAAGCAAACGGAGTCCAAGTTAAAAATATTAATGATCTGAGGGAACAGGTCGGAATAGTAGGATTAGGCGGCAGGTTAAAACTTAGGATCTACAGGGAAAAATCCCTGCAAGAACTGACCGTTAGATTGATACAGAAATAA